From Diospyros lotus cultivar Yz01 chromosome 4, ASM1463336v1, whole genome shotgun sequence, a single genomic window includes:
- the LOC127798686 gene encoding leucine-rich repeat receptor-like serine/threonine-protein kinase SKM1: protein MSSSLPPRRLLPQLLLLSLLCSLWCRSVTAASCHKDDEAGLLSFKSAITADPSGMLASWRSGTDCCAWSGVACGENKRVTTLQLYGQPDKPNGFLSGTLSPSLSKLHYLVGIYLFNLRNVSGPFPEPLLGLPNLQFIYIENNKLSGPIPINIGSMTQLYALSFAGNRFSGPIPGSISSLTGLSQLKLAGNLLTGTVPVGIKQLKNLTFLDLQRNRLTGAIPDFFTSFQELRILRLSHNKFSANIPASISALAPLLIYLELGHNALTGQIPAFLGSFHALDTLDLSWNRLSGTVPKSFANLTKIFNLDLSHNALVDPFPVMNVKGIESLDLSYNRFHLGKIPKWVTSSTIIYSLKLAGCGIKIKLDDWNPTETYFYDYIDLSDNEIWGSPVKLLNRTEYLVGFWAAGNRLRFDMGSLKFAGTLKKLDLSRNQVMGKLPAAISGLETLNVSHNHLCGQIPAAAGAKFPASAFAGNDCLCGAPLPPCKM from the coding sequence ATGTCTTCGTCTCTACCACCTCGTCGTCTTCTTCCGCAGCTCCTACTCCTATCCTTACTCTGCTCCCTCTGGTGTCGCTCTGTCACTGCAGCTTCATGCCACAAGGACGATGAGGCGGGTTTGCTGAGTTTCAAGTCTGCCATTACGGCGGACCCCTCGGGAATGCTCGCATCCTGGAGATCCGGCACCGACTGCTGCGCCTGGTCCGGCGTCGCCTGCGGCGAGAACAAACGGGTCACCACCCTCCAGCTTTACGGGCAACCCGACAAGCCCAATGGCTTCTTGTCGGGTACACTCTCCCCGTCTCTCTCGAAACTCCATTACCTGGTTGGAATTTACCTCTTTAATCTCCGGAATGTTTCGGGTCCTTTCCCGGAACCGCTTCTCGGCCTGCCAAATCTCCAGTTCATCTATATCGAAAATAATAAGCTCTCTGGTCCGATACCCATAAATATTGGTTCCATGACCCAACTTTATGCGCTTAGCTTTGCTGGGAACCGGTTTTCTGGCCCGATACCGGGTTCGATATCCAGCTTGACTGGGTTGAGTCAGCTCAAACTTGCCGGCAATCTTCTCACCGGGACGGTGCCGGTCGGTATAAAGCAGCTCAAGAACCTCACCTTCCTGGATTTGCAGCGGAACCGACTCACCGGCGCCATACCCGACTTCTTCACATCGTTCCAGGAGCTCAGAATTCTTAGGCTTTCTCACAACAAATTTTCCGCGAATATTCCGGCATCAATTTCGGCGCTTGCGCCGCTTCTCATTTATCTGGAACTGGGTCACAATGCTCTGACGGGACAAATCCCTGCTTTTCTGGGAAGTTTCCACGCACTAGACACACTGGATCTTTCATGGAATCGCTTATCAGGAACCGTGCCCAAGAGCTTCGCAAATCTGACCAAAATCTTcaatctcgatctctctcatAACGCACTCGTCGACCCATTTCCGGTGATGAACGTGAAAGGGATCGAATCGCTCGACCTTTCATACAACCGATTCCACTTGGGGAAAATTCCTAAATGGGTTACTTCTTCTACGATAATATACTCTCTCAAGCTAGCAGGGTGTGGGATCAAGATAAAGCTAGACGATTGGAATCCAACGGAGACGTATTTCTACGACTACATCGATCTTTCCGACAATGAAATATGGGGCAGTCCGGTTAAGCTGCTGAACCGAACAGAGTACTTGGTCGGTTTCTGGGCGGCCGGTAACCGGCTACGTTTCGATATGGGGAGCCTGAAATTTGCGGGGACCTTGAAGAAGTTGGATTTGTCGCGAAATCAGGTGATGGGGAAGCTGCCGGCGGCCATCTCTGGGCTTGAGACGTTGAACGTTAGCCACAACCATTTGTGCGGTCAAATACCGGCGGCGGCGGGGGCGAAATTCCCGGCGAGTGCATTTGCTGGGAACGATTGCCTCTGCGGTGCTCCGTTACCACCCTGCAAAATGTAG
- the LOC127800271 gene encoding uncharacterized protein LOC127800271 has product MEGEAGEFHDDWEVLQSSDEAASVNSSESVDNARAWDLEGIDGGGSEGMIRADYFSLDSQGKYVKTGVAASEEASVESDNPSWIDPGTEATYPRKESCEFWTDSGSDHSDGAKFGEFDPKHELGFTETGKIGAEGEDLGKSLPHSGGIGPLSAEFGDSGNRDVMDLGDAANSPNQSELPEQENVDVGAGKSGEGDKRIVAWWKVPLEFLKYCAFRANPVWTFSVAAAVMGFIILGRRLYKMKRKRQSLQLKVTMDDKKVSQFMSRAARLNEAFSVVKRVPVIRPSLPATGVTPWPVMSLR; this is encoded by the exons ATGGAAGGCGAGGCCGGGGAATTTCACGACGATTGGGAGGTGCTCCAGAGCTCCGACGAGGCTGCCTCTGTTAACTCGTCTGAGTCGGTCGACAACGCGAGGGCTTGGGACTTGGAGGGGATCGATGGAGGTGGGTCTGAAGGTATGATTCGAGCCGATTACTTCTCTCTCGATTCCCAGGGCAAGTACGTCAAGACTGGCGTTGCTGCCAGCGAGGAGGCTTCGGTTGAGTCTGATAATCCGAGTTGGATTGATCCTGGGACTGAAGCAACGTATCCCAGGAAGGAATCGTGCGAATTTTGGACTGATTCCGGGAGCGATCACTCCGATGGTGCGAAATTTGGCGAATTTGACCCTAAACACGAATTAGGTTTTACTGAGACTGGAAAAATTGGAGCGGAGGGTGAGGATTTGGGAAAATCCCTCCCTCATTCTGGGGGAATCGGGCCACTTTCTGCGGAATTTGGGGACTCGGGGAACCGTGATGTGATGGATCTTGGTGATGCTGCAAATTCCCCAAATCAGTCGGAGCTACCGGAGCAAGAAAATGTGGACGTTGGAGCAGGGAAGAGCGGCGAGGGAGATAAGAGGATTGTTGCGTGGTGGAAGGTTCCACTTGAGTTCTTGAAATATTGTGCTTTCAGGGCCAACCCAGTATGGACCTTCTCGGTGGCTGCAGCTGTTATGGGCTTTATTATCTTGGGACGCCGATTGTATAAAATGAAGCGGAAGAGGCAAAGCTTGCAGCTGAAGGTTACCATGGATGATAAG AAGGTATCTCAGTTCATGAGCCGGGCTGCACGTCTCAATGAAGCTTTCTCAGTGGTGAAACGGGTGCCAGTCATCCGGCCATCTCTGCCTGCTACAGGAGTGACTCCATGGCCTGTGATGAGCCTGAGATGA